A window of the Bdellovibrionota bacterium genome harbors these coding sequences:
- a CDS encoding AAA family ATPase, translating into MHDLSPCQQRALRELTNSRNNHFVTGVAGSGKSFLIRQFLRDKDRKTFPIVASTGAAAVLVGGRTFHSFFGLGIMEGGIEKTVERALESKRVVKRLRKIEGFILDEISMISGSTLRAAEAICRRARKIHAPWGGARVITVGDFAQLPPVNPGGQAKEWAFLDESWRQSRFVPVVLKTIVRSQDRDYTRILNYVRDGIINDDVQTYLNRKVDFEEGMNRPDTTYLFPRREMAERINRERLAGIKKPLREFPTEYSGEPRAIESLKKQAPIPEILQIKESALVMIRMNDPGFKYVNGSLGIVVKADENAVSVRLKNQRVESIPKTSFSLLDGDGNEIAKATNSLLSKTGQV; encoded by the coding sequence GTGCATGACCTGAGCCCCTGCCAGCAACGAGCGCTGCGAGAGCTTACGAACAGCCGGAACAATCATTTTGTTACAGGGGTCGCCGGAAGCGGAAAAAGTTTCTTGATCCGCCAATTTCTTAGAGACAAGGACCGTAAAACGTTTCCCATCGTCGCCAGCACGGGCGCCGCCGCCGTTCTCGTCGGCGGGCGCACGTTTCATAGCTTTTTCGGCCTGGGCATTATGGAAGGGGGAATTGAGAAAACGGTCGAACGGGCGCTGGAGAGCAAACGGGTCGTGAAAAGGCTTCGAAAGATCGAAGGTTTTATCTTGGATGAAATTTCGATGATCTCCGGTTCGACGTTGCGCGCGGCCGAAGCGATTTGCCGCCGGGCGAGGAAAATTCACGCGCCCTGGGGTGGGGCGCGCGTGATCACCGTGGGGGATTTCGCCCAACTTCCCCCGGTAAACCCCGGCGGGCAAGCCAAAGAATGGGCCTTTCTCGATGAGTCGTGGCGGCAATCGCGATTCGTCCCGGTCGTTTTGAAAACAATCGTCCGGTCGCAGGATCGGGATTACACCCGGATTCTCAATTATGTCCGCGACGGTATTATAAACGACGACGTGCAGACGTATCTGAATCGAAAAGTCGATTTCGAAGAAGGAATGAATCGGCCGGACACGACGTACCTCTTTCCCCGACGCGAAATGGCCGAACGAATCAATCGCGAACGTCTTGCCGGCATCAAAAAACCATTGAGGGAATTTCCGACCGAATATTCGGGGGAGCCGCGCGCGATCGAATCGCTGAAAAAACAGGCCCCCATTCCGGAGATTTTGCAGATCAAGGAGTCCGCGCTGGTCATGATCCGGATGAACGACCCGGGATTCAAGTATGTGAACGGCTCGCTCGGAATTGTCGTTAAAGCAGACGAAAATGCCGTCTCCGTTCGGCTGAAAAATCAGCGGGTCGAGTCGATTCCGAAGACGTCGTTTTCGCTCCTCGACGGCGACGGCAACGAAATCGCGAAAGCCACTAACTCACTGCTGTCCAAAACAGGACAGGTTTAA
- a CDS encoding ATP-binding protein, protein MATPNTAEANPRLKPRRKSKKDRDILRGRVRAHDPFELIRWLALSQPDPRKALAELVQNSLDAGARRIRVVRVREKGVPCLKVFDDGSGVIPEMERPDALRYIATHIGHSRKRSLSPQERLALLTQGQYGIGLLGFWSLGQMLEMRSFLPGQPPYRLVLYRDRPDFLIEPLRGRLSLGEKFTEVIVLGLHTGAMGALVGRRMADFLSSELRGQLLAREVELVVEDRMARGAAKKPIHVRPPRFLGERLSGIGPLPVPGYPEIRMEFYFSGENDGNGERLGIGIYSSGSLVAQGFHELGALGLDHPPWTDPRLSGFVDFSGFAVAPGSRRGVAVDDAAEAFAKAFIEFEPVLAGVLESLEHHRSKEQDRSLIRDLQRAFRDFYRHRPRYALLPVTDLTLTGAPDGNGGSETNDAVATELPPPEREDETFDVSAATLLPPGPLEKVRISPETVKIVCGGRKNIRALPLDSEGQAIKEAVEFRWAVSGTAAVLVEETMDEGIGRATLEASDRPGAGTLSVIARGGGREARAEVAVEVLEEIYSRRSKEGIPEPEFVSQPGAPWRSRVVSGRWEVNAGHLEYRALADRPALRLRYLAMLFAKEVVLQSHQDPRLEAPLEQLVEVAAYADLELSSKRKARNGA, encoded by the coding sequence ATGGCCACTCCGAATACCGCCGAGGCAAACCCGAGGCTTAAGCCCCGAAGAAAATCCAAAAAAGACCGGGACATCCTGCGCGGCCGGGTACGGGCGCACGACCCCTTTGAACTGATCCGCTGGCTCGCGCTCAGCCAGCCGGACCCGCGCAAAGCTCTGGCGGAGCTGGTTCAGAACAGTCTCGATGCCGGCGCCCGCCGGATCCGCGTGGTCCGTGTGCGCGAAAAGGGGGTTCCTTGTCTTAAAGTTTTCGACGATGGCTCGGGGGTCATCCCCGAGATGGAGCGGCCGGACGCCCTTCGTTACATCGCCACGCACATCGGCCACAGCCGAAAGCGCTCGCTTTCCCCTCAAGAACGCCTCGCTCTCCTGACGCAAGGTCAGTACGGGATCGGCTTGCTCGGCTTTTGGAGCCTCGGTCAGATGCTCGAGATGCGCAGTTTCCTCCCCGGTCAGCCCCCGTACCGGCTGGTTCTCTATCGGGACCGGCCCGATTTTCTGATCGAGCCGTTGCGCGGGCGACTTTCCCTGGGAGAGAAGTTCACGGAAGTGATCGTCCTCGGACTTCACACCGGTGCGATGGGCGCACTCGTGGGAAGGCGGATGGCCGATTTCCTCTCCTCCGAACTTCGCGGTCAGCTCCTCGCAAGAGAGGTGGAGCTTGTCGTGGAGGACCGGATGGCGCGAGGAGCGGCGAAAAAGCCGATTCACGTCCGCCCTCCCCGTTTTCTCGGCGAACGTCTTTCGGGAATCGGCCCCCTCCCCGTGCCCGGATACCCGGAGATCCGGATGGAGTTTTATTTTTCCGGCGAGAATGACGGGAACGGCGAACGACTGGGAATCGGAATCTATTCTTCGGGAAGCCTTGTAGCCCAAGGCTTCCACGAACTCGGGGCGCTCGGTCTCGACCATCCCCCTTGGACCGACCCGCGCCTCTCGGGGTTCGTCGATTTTTCCGGGTTTGCCGTCGCGCCCGGAAGCCGCCGGGGCGTCGCCGTCGACGATGCGGCCGAAGCGTTCGCCAAAGCATTCATCGAATTCGAACCGGTCCTCGCGGGCGTCCTGGAAAGCCTCGAACATCACCGCTCCAAAGAGCAGGATCGTTCGCTCATCCGGGATCTCCAGCGGGCGTTTCGCGACTTCTACCGGCATCGCCCCCGCTACGCCCTTCTCCCCGTCACCGATCTTACGTTGACCGGCGCCCCGGATGGCAATGGCGGAAGCGAAACGAACGATGCGGTTGCAACCGAACTTCCTCCTCCCGAACGCGAGGACGAAACGTTCGATGTTTCCGCCGCCACGCTTCTTCCGCCCGGACCGCTGGAAAAAGTCCGGATCTCACCGGAAACCGTGAAGATCGTCTGCGGCGGCCGGAAAAATATCCGTGCGCTTCCCCTCGATTCCGAAGGACAGGCGATAAAGGAAGCCGTCGAATTCCGTTGGGCGGTCTCGGGAACCGCCGCTGTCCTCGTTGAGGAAACGATGGACGAAGGGATCGGACGGGCCACGCTCGAAGCTTCCGACCGGCCCGGAGCCGGAACGCTTTCGGTGATCGCACGGGGAGGAGGTCGCGAAGCGCGGGCGGAGGTCGCCGTGGAGGTTCTCGAAGAGATCTACAGCCGCCGCTCCAAAGAAGGAATCCCGGAGCCTGAGTTTGTAAGCCAGCCGGGAGCCCCGTGGCGTTCGCGCGTGGTGAGCGGCCGGTGGGAAGTGAACGCCGGCCATCTGGAATACCGGGCGCTCGCGGATCGCCCCGCCCTCCGGCTCCGCTACCTCGCGATGCTCTTCGCGAAGGAAGTGGTCCTCCAGAGCCATCAGGACCCCCGCCTCGAAGCACCGCTGGAGCAATTGGTGGAGGTGGCGGCGTACGCCGATCTGGAACTCTCCTCCAAACGCAAGGCGCGGAACGGTGCATGA